A window of Corvus cornix cornix isolate S_Up_H32 chromosome 4, ASM73873v5, whole genome shotgun sequence contains these coding sequences:
- the TRMT9B gene encoding probable tRNA methyltransferase 9B isoform X2: protein MFLESKLYGMEHEATQLEKQHVHSVYENTAAYFSDLQTKAWPRVRNFLLEQKPGSLVVDIGCGTGKYLSVNSQVYNLGCDYCEALVEIARKKGDEVLVCDNLNLPFRDQCFNAVISIGVIHHFSTKQRRIKAIKEMARVLTPGGQIMIYVWAMEQKNRRFEKQDVFVPWNKALCSRHLSESNQSGDKGEFVHTAKGQDIHPAQLVISECSYQNNLQPETDSKHSHNMDHCLLGACCMKISEEENRFYSALGRSFRSWFFSRSLDESALRKQSDKMKHLKHEGVWANSTPIQHSRHCSLDLGHHGALLNEQSLDDDDVFVESLSLKKPQWSPATDALKDLSLNGGPQSVAQSKGDKTSFLNGPVEDRDCICGCNKDGAGKSDATKFFKRTSTTDSTDSALDSAVSVGDQSDAMLDTKAFMRYYHVFREGELCSLVEENVPELQILSSCYDHGNWCIIAERRGT from the exons GATGGAACATGAGGCTACCCAGCTAGAAAAGCAGCACGTGCACAGTGTGTATGAAAATACAGCTGCCTACTTTAGCGATCTGCAGACCAAAGCATGGCCTCGTGTTCGGAACTTCCTGCTGGAACAAAAGCCTGGCAGTCTCGTTGTTGATATAG GTTGTGGAACTGGAAAGTATCTCAGTGTCAACAGTCAAGTGTATAATCTGGGCTGTGATTACTGTGAAGCACTGGTAGAGATTGCAAGGAAGAAAGGTGATGAAGTCCTGGTGTGTGACAACCTTAACCTTCCCTTTAGGGATCAGTGCTTCAATGCAGTCATTTCAATTGGAG TGATACATCATTTCTCAACTAAACAAAGAAGAATCAAAGCAATAAAGGAAATGGCAAGGGTATTGACACCTGGAGGCCAAATAATGATTTATGTTTGGGCTATGGAACAAAAGAATCGTCGCTTTGAGAAACAAGACGTATTTGTTCCATGGAACAAGGCCTTGTGCTCACGCCACTTGTCAGAATCAAATCAATCTGGAGATAAGGGTGAGTTTGTGCATACTGCAAAGGGCCAAGACATACACCCTGCACAGCTTGTCATCTCTGAGTGCAGCTACCAAAACAATCTGCAGCCAGAAACTGATTCAAAACATTCCCACAATATGGACCATTGCTTACTCGGAGCCTGCTGCATGAaaatttctgaagaagaaaacagattttatagTGCTCTAGGAAGATCTTTCCGCTCATGGTTTTTCTCCAGATCTCTTGATGAATCAGCCCTGAGAAAGCAAAGTGACAAAATGAAGCACCTGAAACATGAAGGAGTATGGGCAAACAGTACACCCATTCAGCATTCACGACACTGCAGTTTGGATTTAGGTCACCATGGGGCACTGTTAAATGAACAAAGTTTAGATGATGATGATGTGTTTGTGGAAAGCCTGTCTCTCAAAAAACCACAGTGGTCGCCAGCCACAGATGCACTGAAGGATTTAAGTTTAAATGGAGGGCCCCAAAGTGTAGCTCAGAGCAAGGGtgacaaaacttcatttttaaatggcCCAGTGGAAGACAGGGACTGCATCTGTGGTTGTAATAAAGATGGTGCTGGTAAGTCTGATGCCACCAAGTTTTTCAAAAGAACTTCAACAACTGACTCCACTGACTCAGCTTTGGATTCAGCAGTGTCTGTTGGGGACCAAAGTGATGCCATGTTGGATACAAAGGCCTTCATGCGTTATTACCATGTTTTTCGGGAGGGGGAGCTGTGTTCTCTGGTAGAAGAGAATGTACCTGAGCTTCAGATACTTTCTTCCTGCTATGACCATGGAAACTGGTGCATTATTGCAGAGAGAAGAGGAACATAG
- the TRMT9B gene encoding probable tRNA methyltransferase 9B isoform X1 produces the protein MEPPPPRGSRMEHEATQLEKQHVHSVYENTAAYFSDLQTKAWPRVRNFLLEQKPGSLVVDIGCGTGKYLSVNSQVYNLGCDYCEALVEIARKKGDEVLVCDNLNLPFRDQCFNAVISIGVIHHFSTKQRRIKAIKEMARVLTPGGQIMIYVWAMEQKNRRFEKQDVFVPWNKALCSRHLSESNQSGDKGEFVHTAKGQDIHPAQLVISECSYQNNLQPETDSKHSHNMDHCLLGACCMKISEEENRFYSALGRSFRSWFFSRSLDESALRKQSDKMKHLKHEGVWANSTPIQHSRHCSLDLGHHGALLNEQSLDDDDVFVESLSLKKPQWSPATDALKDLSLNGGPQSVAQSKGDKTSFLNGPVEDRDCICGCNKDGAGKSDATKFFKRTSTTDSTDSALDSAVSVGDQSDAMLDTKAFMRYYHVFREGELCSLVEENVPELQILSSCYDHGNWCIIAERRGT, from the exons GATGGAACATGAGGCTACCCAGCTAGAAAAGCAGCACGTGCACAGTGTGTATGAAAATACAGCTGCCTACTTTAGCGATCTGCAGACCAAAGCATGGCCTCGTGTTCGGAACTTCCTGCTGGAACAAAAGCCTGGCAGTCTCGTTGTTGATATAG GTTGTGGAACTGGAAAGTATCTCAGTGTCAACAGTCAAGTGTATAATCTGGGCTGTGATTACTGTGAAGCACTGGTAGAGATTGCAAGGAAGAAAGGTGATGAAGTCCTGGTGTGTGACAACCTTAACCTTCCCTTTAGGGATCAGTGCTTCAATGCAGTCATTTCAATTGGAG TGATACATCATTTCTCAACTAAACAAAGAAGAATCAAAGCAATAAAGGAAATGGCAAGGGTATTGACACCTGGAGGCCAAATAATGATTTATGTTTGGGCTATGGAACAAAAGAATCGTCGCTTTGAGAAACAAGACGTATTTGTTCCATGGAACAAGGCCTTGTGCTCACGCCACTTGTCAGAATCAAATCAATCTGGAGATAAGGGTGAGTTTGTGCATACTGCAAAGGGCCAAGACATACACCCTGCACAGCTTGTCATCTCTGAGTGCAGCTACCAAAACAATCTGCAGCCAGAAACTGATTCAAAACATTCCCACAATATGGACCATTGCTTACTCGGAGCCTGCTGCATGAaaatttctgaagaagaaaacagattttatagTGCTCTAGGAAGATCTTTCCGCTCATGGTTTTTCTCCAGATCTCTTGATGAATCAGCCCTGAGAAAGCAAAGTGACAAAATGAAGCACCTGAAACATGAAGGAGTATGGGCAAACAGTACACCCATTCAGCATTCACGACACTGCAGTTTGGATTTAGGTCACCATGGGGCACTGTTAAATGAACAAAGTTTAGATGATGATGATGTGTTTGTGGAAAGCCTGTCTCTCAAAAAACCACAGTGGTCGCCAGCCACAGATGCACTGAAGGATTTAAGTTTAAATGGAGGGCCCCAAAGTGTAGCTCAGAGCAAGGGtgacaaaacttcatttttaaatggcCCAGTGGAAGACAGGGACTGCATCTGTGGTTGTAATAAAGATGGTGCTGGTAAGTCTGATGCCACCAAGTTTTTCAAAAGAACTTCAACAACTGACTCCACTGACTCAGCTTTGGATTCAGCAGTGTCTGTTGGGGACCAAAGTGATGCCATGTTGGATACAAAGGCCTTCATGCGTTATTACCATGTTTTTCGGGAGGGGGAGCTGTGTTCTCTGGTAGAAGAGAATGTACCTGAGCTTCAGATACTTTCTTCCTGCTATGACCATGGAAACTGGTGCATTATTGCAGAGAGAAGAGGAACATAG
- the TRMT9B gene encoding probable tRNA methyltransferase 9B isoform X3, which translates to MEHEATQLEKQHVHSVYENTAAYFSDLQTKAWPRVRNFLLEQKPGSLVVDIGCGTGKYLSVNSQVYNLGCDYCEALVEIARKKGDEVLVCDNLNLPFRDQCFNAVISIGVIHHFSTKQRRIKAIKEMARVLTPGGQIMIYVWAMEQKNRRFEKQDVFVPWNKALCSRHLSESNQSGDKGEFVHTAKGQDIHPAQLVISECSYQNNLQPETDSKHSHNMDHCLLGACCMKISEEENRFYSALGRSFRSWFFSRSLDESALRKQSDKMKHLKHEGVWANSTPIQHSRHCSLDLGHHGALLNEQSLDDDDVFVESLSLKKPQWSPATDALKDLSLNGGPQSVAQSKGDKTSFLNGPVEDRDCICGCNKDGAGKSDATKFFKRTSTTDSTDSALDSAVSVGDQSDAMLDTKAFMRYYHVFREGELCSLVEENVPELQILSSCYDHGNWCIIAERRGT; encoded by the exons ATGGAACATGAGGCTACCCAGCTAGAAAAGCAGCACGTGCACAGTGTGTATGAAAATACAGCTGCCTACTTTAGCGATCTGCAGACCAAAGCATGGCCTCGTGTTCGGAACTTCCTGCTGGAACAAAAGCCTGGCAGTCTCGTTGTTGATATAG GTTGTGGAACTGGAAAGTATCTCAGTGTCAACAGTCAAGTGTATAATCTGGGCTGTGATTACTGTGAAGCACTGGTAGAGATTGCAAGGAAGAAAGGTGATGAAGTCCTGGTGTGTGACAACCTTAACCTTCCCTTTAGGGATCAGTGCTTCAATGCAGTCATTTCAATTGGAG TGATACATCATTTCTCAACTAAACAAAGAAGAATCAAAGCAATAAAGGAAATGGCAAGGGTATTGACACCTGGAGGCCAAATAATGATTTATGTTTGGGCTATGGAACAAAAGAATCGTCGCTTTGAGAAACAAGACGTATTTGTTCCATGGAACAAGGCCTTGTGCTCACGCCACTTGTCAGAATCAAATCAATCTGGAGATAAGGGTGAGTTTGTGCATACTGCAAAGGGCCAAGACATACACCCTGCACAGCTTGTCATCTCTGAGTGCAGCTACCAAAACAATCTGCAGCCAGAAACTGATTCAAAACATTCCCACAATATGGACCATTGCTTACTCGGAGCCTGCTGCATGAaaatttctgaagaagaaaacagattttatagTGCTCTAGGAAGATCTTTCCGCTCATGGTTTTTCTCCAGATCTCTTGATGAATCAGCCCTGAGAAAGCAAAGTGACAAAATGAAGCACCTGAAACATGAAGGAGTATGGGCAAACAGTACACCCATTCAGCATTCACGACACTGCAGTTTGGATTTAGGTCACCATGGGGCACTGTTAAATGAACAAAGTTTAGATGATGATGATGTGTTTGTGGAAAGCCTGTCTCTCAAAAAACCACAGTGGTCGCCAGCCACAGATGCACTGAAGGATTTAAGTTTAAATGGAGGGCCCCAAAGTGTAGCTCAGAGCAAGGGtgacaaaacttcatttttaaatggcCCAGTGGAAGACAGGGACTGCATCTGTGGTTGTAATAAAGATGGTGCTGGTAAGTCTGATGCCACCAAGTTTTTCAAAAGAACTTCAACAACTGACTCCACTGACTCAGCTTTGGATTCAGCAGTGTCTGTTGGGGACCAAAGTGATGCCATGTTGGATACAAAGGCCTTCATGCGTTATTACCATGTTTTTCGGGAGGGGGAGCTGTGTTCTCTGGTAGAAGAGAATGTACCTGAGCTTCAGATACTTTCTTCCTGCTATGACCATGGAAACTGGTGCATTATTGCAGAGAGAAGAGGAACATAG